The Microvirga thermotolerans sequence GCCGTCGAAAAGATCCGCCAGGATGCCATGGCACAGGGCGTTTCCTGTTCCTCCGAAGCGATCCAGAAGCATTATGCGCTCCTCGCCTCCTCCTTCACGAAGAGAGTGAGGACGCACGATCTCGTGATCGTCGATGCCGAGCCCGACAGCCTGAGCCTTCGGCGGGGACTTCTGGAGGAGGCGCTCTTCAACGGAGGCAGGCCCATGCTGGTCATTCCGCCTAACGTGGAGACGTTCCGCGTGCAAAACATCCTGGTCGCGTGGGACGGAAGCGCCAAGGCCACGCGGGCCGTCAACGATGCGCTGCCCTTCCTCCGGGCGGCGGATCATGTGGAAGTTCTCAGCGTCATCGGCGAAAAGGACATGTCACGATCCGTGCCCGGCGCCGATTTGGCCCCGCATCTTGCCCGTCATGGCGTCAATTGCACCGTGAAGGACCTGAGCACCCCCAATGGCGACGCTGCGGAAATCGTTCGGTCGCAGGCGGCGATGAATCGCGCCGATCTCATCGTCATGGGCGCCTATGTCCACTCCCGCCTGAGGCAACTGGTTCTGGGCGGGGTTACGCAGGCCATGCTGCGGGACTGCTCCATACCTTTGATGCTGTCCTACTGAAGCCGGGCTCCATTTTGGACAGTTCAGCAACAAAAGGGCGCTAAGAGGGGAGGCATCCTGCTCCCAAGCCCCTTATCGCTGGACCGACTTGATGTAAGCAATCAAGTCGTTGATCTGCGCAGCGTCGAGCCGAAACTCAGGCATGGAGGGATGGCCTGTGACAATTCCTTCGGACAGAGCTTCGGCGAGGCTCTCGATAGGATATCGATGCTCAAGCGTTCTGAACGGCGGCGCCTCCGCCAAAGGGCTTTCGCCATAACGCCCTATGGCGTGACACTGAGAGCAGTGCGTCCTCGCGAACACAAGACCTCGCTGGATGCGTCCTTCCTGGGCGGCAACAGGATAGGTCGCCAATAAGGTCAGCGTAAGAGCCATGAACCGCAGTATTGTCATGTGCTCATCGTCGCCCCAGCCAGGTTGACGCGCTGGACAGTCGCAACCTGGAATGTATGCAAGCGGTCCTCGTCATCCTGGATCGAGACGTACTCGCCCGGGACGAACCGATGCTTGCTGAGGCGGTAGCCCGCTTCGTCGTCCGACGTGCTGCGACGATCGTAATCGATGATCCAAGACGCGCCGCCGGCGCCGCCAGCTCGATGGACGAGAAAGCCTGATCGTTCTGCCTCATCCCCCCAGAACCTCCGGACGCGGCACAGGTTCCGCCGCTCCCTCCATTCCGCGGCCTCCAGGTAACCATTCGGATCCAATGGGGCGACGATTTCGTATCCATGACGGACACTTCCCTCCGGGAACTCGCTGCACCGGGCGAGATGGAGCGTGACGCGATGAAGCATAGGGATCCTCCGGCCTTGAGATGTCTCTTACAAGAGACATCCAGGCTCAGCGTAGTGGAGGCAGGGGCGAAGGACCTTGATCCTGATCAAATAACCATCTCCCGAAAGAAAGTTCACGAAGAGGATCGATCCACATCGGCTGCCTCTGTCAGAGCCCGGCGCAGCCGCCGAATGATGACGCTCTTCGCACGCCTGTCCGCCGCCTGCTCGACGGCTTGATTGATGTCGAGGATCAGCCTGGAGAACTCGTTGTGCCAGTCCTGCCGTCCGGTGCTGGACGGGGCCAGACGCCGCTCATGATCGTCTTGCAGACGCGGGGCGTCGCCACTCAGATCATATATATCGTCAAGCTCCGGGACGAGGATTGGAACCGTCGGCACCTTGCGCTGCAGCATGCCTTTCAGACTCGACAGGGCGGGATCTTCTCCGTGCACCAGGAAGACGCCCCTGCCGACCGGGAGCCTATGGGAGAGCCAAGTGGCAAGCTCCGGAGCGTCGGCGTGACCGGAATAGAGATCGAGGGTTCTCATGCGAGCGCGCACGCTGATCTCCTCCCCATGGATGCGCACCCGCGAGGCCCCCTCCTGCAGGATCCGGCCCAGCGTTCCCTGGGCCTGGTACCCGACGAAGAGAACGGTGGTCTCCTCCTTCCAAAGGTTCGCCTTCAGATGATGCTTGATCCTCCCGGCTTCACACATCCCGCTCGCCGCCATGATGATATGGAAACCCTGAATCCTGTCGATGGCCTTGCTCTGCTCGACGCTCTCCGTGAAGATGACCCACCGTGACTGCAGGGCCTCGATGAGGTCCTTGCCGTTTCTCAGCTCGTCCGCATGCCGTCTGAAAATCGCGCTGGCCTTCGTCGCGAGCGGCGAGTCGATGAACACAGGAATGTTGGGGAGTTCGCCTGCCTCGACAAGCTCGAGGAGATCGACCAGCAGCTCCTGCGTGCGCTCGACAGCGAAGGACGGGATCAGAAGGACACCGTTCGGTCGCATGGCAGCACGCACTTCGTCGCGCAGCAGCCGCCGCCTTTTCTCGATGGTCACCTCCGGGCGGTCCGTGTCGCCGTAAGTGGCTTCCATGATGACATAGTCCAGGTCGCGCGGTCCGTTCGGCTCGGGCTGAAGCAGCTTGGCGCTCGGTCCGAGGTCTCCGGAGAAGAGCAGCCGCACAGGCTCCTGTCCGCCTCCTGCGACGACTTCGAATTCTATCGATGCCGACCCAAGAAGGTGGCCGGCATTCCAGTAGCGAGCCCGGACCCCCGAGGCGACCTCCCGCCACTCGTCATAAGGGACGGCGCGAAACCGATCGAGGCAGGAGATCGCATCCTGGGCCGTATAGATTGGGGTTACGGGGGCGCCCCCTTTCCGGGCGTTCCGCCGGTTGAGTTGGTCGACTTCGACTTCCTGGATGTGTCCGGAATCCGGAAGCATCACCGAGGCGAGGTCCAATGTGGGTTCCGTAGCGAAGATCGGGCCGTCGAACCCAGCGAGCACAAGCTTCGGCAGAAGCCCGCTATGGTCGATATGCGCATGGGTCAGGCAAACGGCGCTGAGGCTCCCGGCCCGGAAGGGGAGCGGACGGTAGTTCAGCTCCCGCTCCGACTTGGCTCCTTGGAAAAGTCCGCAATCGATCAGGACCCGCGCCCGGTCCGTCTCCAGCAGGAAACACGATCCCGTCACCGTCCGTGACGCACCGAAGAAATGAATGCGTAGCGACACTGTCGTCCGTTCCGTCTCTGGCGTTCCGGGACCGAAGGATTGCATGATCAAGCCGGGCCGTCGAGAGAACGGCAGGGATTGCACGCCCGCGAAGGCCTCTGACGGTTGGTTGGCCGAAATCCCTGAACAGACCTCCAGGATTGATGAACGGGTCGGAACGGCTCCTGAAGGGGAAGAAAGGAATGCAGCACCAAGCCCCTATCGGAGGACGGTTACGGCGTCTCTCTGGGTGAGGCGCTGCGCGCATTCTGCGGTCGCGGCCCTGAACTTCGGCCTGAAAAAACGCCCCTGGACCGCTACGTCCAGGGGCTTGCAGGTTCCAGTCGGGTCGCCGGCGAGAGCCTCTCAGGTGCAGGAGATCTGGCCACCGTCCACGCGCAGGATCGATCCCGTGATGAACGAGGCGCGCTCGCTCGCAAGAAACACGGCCGCGGCGCCGAATTCCGCAATCTCGCCATACCGTCCAGCCGGAATCCCGGCCTTTGCGGCCGCCGCCACCTCCTCGACCGAACGCCCCGTGCGCTCTGCATTGGCGGCATCGAGCTGCTTCAACCGGTCGGTCGCGATCCGCCCCGGCGCGATCGCGTTGACGGTCACTCCGAATGAGGCCACTTCGCTGGCGAGCGTCTTGCCCCAGCCGACCAGGGCAGGACGTATGGCGTTTGAAATGGCAAGATTGGGAATGGGCTGGATCACGCCTGACGAGATCACGGATATGATGCGACCGAACCGGCGCTCGATCATGCCCGGCAGGAGATGATCGGTGAGGCGGACCAAGTTGACGAACATGGCCTCGAATGAGGCGCGCCACTGCTCGGATGTGACGCCCTGCGCCTTGCCGGGGGGCGGGCCGCCGCTGTTCAGGACGAGCACATCCACGCCGCCGAGAGCGGCAGTGACGTCTTTTGCAAGGGCATCGATCTGATCC is a genomic window containing:
- a CDS encoding universal stress protein — encoded protein: MGVQGIKSILIGVSPELERPSAAAAYGLSLARSASAHASISALSPEMTLTHAFVSSTAAGLVAAENRRLLEQARAAVEKIRQDAMAQGVSCSSEAIQKHYALLASSFTKRVRTHDLVIVDAEPDSLSLRRGLLEEALFNGGRPMLVIPPNVETFRVQNILVAWDGSAKATRAVNDALPFLRAADHVEVLSVIGEKDMSRSVPGADLAPHLARHGVNCTVKDLSTPNGDAAEIVRSQAAMNRADLIVMGAYVHSRLRQLVLGGVTQAMLRDCSIPLMLSY
- a CDS encoding c-type cytochrome translates to MTILRFMALTLTLLATYPVAAQEGRIQRGLVFARTHCSQCHAIGRYGESPLAEAPPFRTLEHRYPIESLAEALSEGIVTGHPSMPEFRLDAAQINDLIAYIKSVQR
- a CDS encoding MBL fold metallo-hydrolase, with the translated sequence MQSFGPGTPETERTTVSLRIHFFGASRTVTGSCFLLETDRARVLIDCGLFQGAKSERELNYRPLPFRAGSLSAVCLTHAHIDHSGLLPKLVLAGFDGPIFATEPTLDLASVMLPDSGHIQEVEVDQLNRRNARKGGAPVTPIYTAQDAISCLDRFRAVPYDEWREVASGVRARYWNAGHLLGSASIEFEVVAGGGQEPVRLLFSGDLGPSAKLLQPEPNGPRDLDYVIMEATYGDTDRPEVTIEKRRRLLRDEVRAAMRPNGVLLIPSFAVERTQELLVDLLELVEAGELPNIPVFIDSPLATKASAIFRRHADELRNGKDLIEALQSRWVIFTESVEQSKAIDRIQGFHIIMAASGMCEAGRIKHHLKANLWKEETTVLFVGYQAQGTLGRILQEGASRVRIHGEEISVRARMRTLDLYSGHADAPELATWLSHRLPVGRGVFLVHGEDPALSSLKGMLQRKVPTVPILVPELDDIYDLSGDAPRLQDDHERRLAPSSTGRQDWHNEFSRLILDINQAVEQAADRRAKSVIIRRLRRALTEAADVDRSSS
- a CDS encoding SDR family oxidoreductase; translated protein: METNLKGKRALVLGASKGLGYGIAQGLAEEGARVAIASRTMEGSKAAADKVGALPFVCDTGKSDQIDALAKDVTAALGGVDVLVLNSGGPPPGKAQGVTSEQWRASFEAMFVNLVRLTDHLLPGMIERRFGRIISVISSGVIQPIPNLAISNAIRPALVGWGKTLASEVASFGVTVNAIAPGRIATDRLKQLDAANAERTGRSVEEVAAAAKAGIPAGRYGEIAEFGAAAVFLASERASFITGSILRVDGGQISCT